In a genomic window of Wyeomyia smithii strain HCP4-BCI-WySm-NY-G18 chromosome 1, ASM2978416v1, whole genome shotgun sequence:
- the LOC129725520 gene encoding aladin has protein sequence MAALDTFPELPRPGEISFCERDGRICSLPANEVDAPSACNLPSYPEINIGRELFHHASTNIREDRRTLMVPVNETLFKRVTRTFFEEGLVEALNEATSSGSDQYNPLIGSMARYLLVLVKFGNRIKFFLKPHLEEQGVDSIGKYTQTRDWSKSAIRCITWHPNCFKIAIAASDDSIRVYGDEPSIVPILKSGLQKSISSLAWRPFASGELAVGCQSGALVWNIDPNSLITRPLSQAVQLRYENHFPVTSVEWSPNGCLLATASINDTDVLVWDVEQNRKVPLRRVGLPCALLKWSPTGSRLCSTTVGNVFRVWQTTKWTPDRWTINHGTIQSVVWSHTGSHLLFVTTEECFLYCLGFVEDEVFTATLIPKSALPIADLSKFTTGQVEVGGRPQALAWCSGSEYLAVTFKDTSAIAIFNTVINRSQLNITPSCFITGLGIESPSCICFQQNLGRRPSRKIKTVLTIGWSSGRIQYFPFV, from the exons ATGGCTGCTTTGGATACGTTTCCGGAACTTCCGCGCCCAGGAGAAATATCGTTTTGCGAGCGTGATGGACGCATCTGTTCTTTACCGGCTAATGAAGTGGATGCTCCGAGTGCATGCAAT CTGCCGTCTTATCCGGAGATAAACATTGGCCGAGAACTGTTTCATCATGCATCCACCAATATCCGAGAAGATCGACGCACGCTAATGGTTCCAGTGAACGAAACACTTTTCAAGCGCGTCACACGCACTTTTTTCGAGGAAGGACTGGTGGAAGCACTGAATGAAGCCACCAGCAGTGGCAGCGATCAGTACAATCCGCTGATTGGTTCTATGGCGCGCTATTTGTTGGTGCTGGTTAAATTTGGCAATCGGATCAAATTCTTTCTCAAACCACACCTTGAAGAGCAAGGCGTAGACTCGATAGGAAAGTACACCCAAACCAGGGATTGGTCAAAGAGTGCTATACGCTGTATTACATGGCATCCAAATTGCTTTAAAATAGCAATTGCAGCCTCAGACGACAGTATCCGCGTATACGGTGACGAACCAAGTATTGTGCCGATTTTAAAAAGTGGTCTGCAGAAATCTATTAGCTCCCTAGCCTGGAGACCATTCGCCTCTGGCGAACTGGCTGTTGGCTGCCAGAGCGGGGCCTTGGTGTGGAACATCGATCCGAACAGTTTAATAACTAGACCACTTTCCCAGGCCGTTCAGCTGCGTTATGAGAATCATTTTCCTGTTACCTCGGTAGAGTGGAGTCCAAACGGATGCCTGTTGGCAACTGCTAGCATAAACGATACGGATGTACTGGTTTGGGATGTGGAACAGAACAGAAAA GTTCCCCTGCGACGTGTTGGTTTACCGTGTGCATTGCTGAAATGGTCACCAACGGGTTCTCGACTGTGCTCCACCACGGTTGGCAATGTTTTTCGCGTTTGGCAAACCACCAAGTGGACACCAGATCGCTGGACGATCAATCACGGTACAATCCAGTCGGTTGTATGGTCCCACACAGGGTCCCATCTGCTGTTTGTCACCACCGAGGAATGTTTCCTGTACTGTTTGGGATTTGTTGAAGACGAAGTGTTCACGGCAACACTGATCCCTAAGTCAGCGCTACCCATTGCTGACCTCTCGAAGTTCACTACCGGTCAGGTTGAGGTGGGAGGACGGCCGCAAGCACTGGCCTGGTGTTCTGGGAGTGAATACCTTGCGGTTACCTTCAAAGACACTTCGGCGATTGCCATTTTCAACACGGTCATTAATCGAAGCCAGCTGAATATCACACCGTCGTGCTTCATTACCGGGTTGGGCATTGAAAGCCCATCGTGCATTTGCTTCCAGCAAAATCTTGGCAGACGCCCGAGCAGAAAAATTAAAACTGTTTTAACCATCGGATGGTCCAGCGGTAGAATACAATACTTCCCATTTGTTTGA